Proteins encoded together in one Pectinophora gossypiella chromosome 20, ilPecGoss1.1, whole genome shotgun sequence window:
- the LOC126376052 gene encoding protein NipSnap has protein sequence MGSLNKVVRYSSVIPINARLISTTARLDAEDSWLSKLLVRKIEPTKESHSRMLSDKEIIYALHTHNIRPDSVDKYLQNYKTSVEFVHSKKSELGCELVGSWTVSVGDMDQALHLWRYVGGFEKIDKAKILFRESSEYRALEKERGNFVRSRHLQYLLKFSFWPNAEPRPGNNIYEIRSYSLKPGTMIEWGNNWARGLQFRRSKNEAFAGYFSQIGRLYNVHHIWCYKDLQARRETRESTWRNPGWDECVAYTVPLIREMHCRILEPTEFSPTQ, from the exons ATGGGATCTCTAAATAAGGTTGTACGTTATAGTTCGGTGATTCCGATAAATGCAAG GTTGATCTCTACGACTGCACGTCTGGACGCTGAAGACAGCTGGTTATCAAAGTTGTTGGTGCGGAAGATAGAGCCTACTAAGGAGTCGCATAGTCGTATGCTTAGCGACAAGGAAATTATATACGCGTTACATACGCATAACATTAGGCCGGACTCTGTGGATAAATACCTGCAAAACTA CAAAACTTCTGTAGAGTTTGTACACTCTAAAAAATCAGAGCTTGGTTGTGAGCTGGTGGGATCATGGACGGTGTCAGTCGGGGACATGGACCAGGCGCTGCACCTGTGGCGCTATGTCGGTGGCTTCGAGAAGATAGACAAGGCTAAGATTCTTTTCAGGGAAAGCTCG GAATACCGTGCACTGGAGAAAGAGCGCGGCAACTTCGTGAGGTCGCGGCATCTGCAATACCTGCTCAAATTCAGCTTCTGGCCCAACGCTGAGCCCAGGCCTGggaataacatttatgaaattaGGTCCTATAg TCTCAAGCCCGGCACAATGATCGAGTGGGGCAACAACTGGGCCCGCGGTCTGCAGTTCAGACGCTCCAAGAATGAAGCATTCGCGGGCTACTTCTCGCAGATCGGTCGTCTCTACAATGTGCATCATATTTGGT GTTACAAAGACCTGCAAGCTCGCCGCGAGACGCGCGAGAGCACGTGGCGTAACCCCGGCTGGGACGAGTGCGTCGCGTACACCGTGCCGCTCATCAGAGAGATGCACTGCCGCATCCTCGAGCCCACAGAGTTCTCGCCCACACAGTAG